From one Pieris brassicae chromosome 5, ilPieBrab1.1, whole genome shotgun sequence genomic stretch:
- the LOC123710143 gene encoding hairy/enhancer-of-split related with YRPW motif protein 1-like, translating into MQYSEDDDSQNGFSETTQGLSKAELRKTNKPIMEKKRRARINNCLNELKDLLLDSMDKDPARHSKLEKADILEMTVKHLQTLQRQQLAAAIAADPGVLHRFKAGFGDCAVEVRRYLSRLASVPTGLRYRLGNHLNSCISGIEHLHPSEYAPLVPDPLRLDDERPSAFHYVKSTRPTSPRLSPLSCDSACDSSTELETPPRPVKTYPFPTPPSHSASDQDTSPEQKATVSSTTISPETLKQEALRNKKLMEPLSIVIDVENYKIGIDASPKRAVDYSIRHKYKRHAESLGPPTKVLRLDEKSITPQKREDHATLESFRRVPERILHNEKKLSLPQSIPVPMEVPSQSRSVISHTAESLAQSSTSKVVKDKAEADTSSKSPVQGTSTEMWRPW; encoded by the exons ATGCAGTACAGTGAAGACGATGACTCTCAAAATGGTTTTTCGGAAACGACTCAAGGATTATCTAAGGCCGAGTTGAGGAAG aCAAATAAGCCAATAATGGAAAAGAAGCGGCGCGCGCGCATCAACAATTGCCTCAATGAACTGAAGGATTTACTACTGGACTCTATGGACAAAGAC ccTGCACGCCAttcaaaattagaaaaagCGGATATTTTAGAAATGACAGTGAAGCATCTTCAGACTCTTCAAAGACAGCAGCTCGCAGCAGCAATAGCAGCCGACCCAGGAGTCCTCCATCGTTTTAAAGCCGGCTTCGGTGACTGCGCAGTGGAAGTCCGAAGATACCTTTCAAGACTAGCAAGCGTTCCAACTGGACTTCGCTACCGACTAGGAAACCATCTCAACTCATGTATCTCCGGAATTGAACACCTACATCCCTCTGAATACGCGCCCCTGGTACCAGACCCTTTAAGACTCGACGATGAAAGACCTAGCGCCTTCCACTATGTCAAATCCACGCGACCAACCAGCCCACGATTAAGCCCGCTATCGTGTGACTCAGCATGCGACTCCTCAACAGAACTAGAAACTCCTCCTCGCCCAGTTAAAACATATCCCTTCCCAACACCACCCAGCCATTCGGCGTCAGACCAGGACACAAGCCCCGAACAAAAAGCTACGGTATCCTCAACTACAATTTCCCCAGAAACGCTTAAACAAGAAGCCTTAAGAAATAAGAAGCTCATGGAACCACTATCAATAGTTATAGATGTTGAGAACTACAAAATCGGCATAGATGCATCACCAAAACGCGCAGTGGACTACTCAATCAGACACAAATATAAACGTCACGCTGAGAGCTTAGGACCGCCAACAAAAGTCTTACGGTTGGATGAGAAATCAATAACCCCACAAAAGAGAGAAGACCACGCAACCCTAGAATCGTTCAGAAGAGTACCAGAAAGGATATTGCATAATGAAAAAAAGTTATCGCTACCGCAAAGTATCCCTGTACCGATGGAGGTGCCATCACAAAGCCGATCTGTTATAAGCCATACTGCAGAATCCTTGGCACAGTCCAGCACAAGTAAGGTGGTAAAAGACAAGGCTGAAGCAGACACAAGTTCAAAATCTCCTGTTCAAGGCACGAGTACTGAAATGTGGCGACCTTGGTGA